A genomic stretch from Petrimonas mucosa includes:
- the groL gene encoding chaperonin GroEL (60 kDa chaperone family; promotes refolding of misfolded polypeptides especially under stressful conditions; forms two stacked rings of heptamers to form a barrel-shaped 14mer; ends can be capped by GroES; misfolded proteins enter the barrel where they are refolded when GroES binds) has translation MAKEIKFELDARDLLKKGVDSLADAVKVTLGPKGRNVILEKKYGAPHITKDGVTVAKEIELEDAYQNMGAQLVKEVASKTNDDAGDGTTTATVLAQSIIGVGLKNVTAGANPMDLKRGIDKAVAKVVESLKKQAVEVGDDLKKIENVAKISANGDETIGKLIAEAMQKVSKEGVITVEESKGTDTYVDVVEGMQFDRGYISPYFVTDTENMEVQFENPLILIHDKKISTIKDLLPILEKGIQTGKPMLIIAEDIDSEALTTLVVNRLRGSLKIAAVKAPGFGDRRKEMLEDIAILTGGTVISEEKGLTLEHATLDMLGGAEKVSIDKDTTTIVNGNGDKDAIANRIGQIRMQIEKTTSDYDREKLQERLAKLAGGVAVLYVGAPSEVEMKEKKDRVNDALSATRAAVEEGTVPGGGVAYIRAIEVLEGFKGDNEDETTGIEIVKRAIEEPLRQIVANAGKEGAVVVQKVREGKGDFGYNARADRYENLYETGVIDPTKVARVALENAASIAGMFLTTECVIADKKEENPAPQMPMGGGGMM, from the coding sequence ATGGCTAAAGAAATCAAATTCGAACTGGACGCACGCGACTTGCTCAAGAAAGGCGTGGATTCATTGGCAGATGCAGTTAAAGTAACTTTAGGGCCCAAAGGCCGTAACGTGATACTTGAAAAGAAGTATGGTGCACCGCACATTACCAAGGATGGTGTTACGGTTGCAAAAGAGATAGAACTTGAAGATGCTTACCAGAACATGGGTGCCCAGCTGGTAAAAGAGGTGGCTTCCAAAACTAACGATGACGCCGGTGACGGTACGACGACCGCTACGGTCCTGGCACAATCCATCATTGGTGTTGGCTTGAAGAATGTTACCGCAGGTGCCAACCCTATGGACCTCAAGCGCGGAATCGATAAGGCCGTTGCCAAAGTGGTGGAAAGCCTGAAAAAACAGGCTGTTGAAGTAGGTGATGACCTCAAAAAGATCGAGAATGTAGCCAAAATTTCTGCCAACGGTGATGAAACGATCGGCAAGCTGATTGCGGAAGCCATGCAGAAGGTAAGCAAAGAGGGTGTAATCACGGTTGAAGAGTCCAAAGGTACCGATACATACGTAGATGTAGTTGAAGGTATGCAGTTCGACCGCGGATATATTTCTCCCTACTTTGTGACTGACACTGAAAATATGGAGGTTCAGTTTGAAAATCCGCTGATCCTCATCCACGACAAGAAGATCTCTACTATCAAGGATCTCCTTCCCATTCTCGAAAAGGGTATCCAGACTGGAAAACCGATGTTGATCATTGCAGAGGATATCGACTCGGAAGCATTGACCACTCTGGTGGTAAACCGTCTGCGTGGTTCGTTGAAGATCGCTGCTGTAAAAGCTCCCGGCTTCGGAGACCGTCGCAAAGAGATGCTCGAGGATATTGCCATTTTGACAGGTGGCACTGTGATTTCGGAAGAGAAGGGTCTCACACTCGAACACGCTACGCTCGATATGCTAGGTGGTGCCGAAAAGGTCTCCATCGACAAGGATACGACCACTATCGTTAACGGTAATGGCGACAAGGATGCTATCGCCAACAGAATCGGTCAGATCCGCATGCAGATTGAGAAAACCACTTCGGATTACGACCGCGAAAAATTGCAGGAACGTCTGGCCAAGCTGGCCGGTGGTGTTGCTGTTCTCTACGTGGGTGCTCCTTCGGAAGTGGAAATGAAAGAGAAGAAAGACCGTGTAAACGACGCTCTTTCTGCAACACGTGCAGCTGTTGAAGAGGGAACCGTTCCTGGTGGTGGTGTAGCCTATATCCGTGCCATCGAGGTATTGGAAGGCTTCAAAGGAGATAATGAAGATGAGACCACAGGTATTGAGATCGTTAAACGCGCCATCGAGGAGCCGTTGCGTCAGATTGTCGCCAACGCCGGAAAAGAGGGTGCCGTTGTGGTTCAGAAAGTACGCGAAGGCAAAGGTGATTTCGGTTACAATGCCCGTGCAGACAGGTATGAAAATCTCTATGAGACCGGCGTAATCGATCCCACCAAGGTGGCTCGTGTTGCTCTGGAAAATGCTGCCTCTATCGCTGGCATGTTCCTGACTACCGAGTGCGTGATTGCCGACAAGAAAGAGGAGAATCCTGCACCGCAGATGCCCATGGGCGGCGGAGGAATGATGTAA
- a CDS encoding ABC transporter ATP-binding protein translates to MKELLTLNNFACGYRDGFQISGISFSLSKGSFTGIIGPNGSGKTTLFRGISGDLPVSAGSFLFKGKELSSLTLREKAREIAVVSQFTERTHISVEEYVLMGRMPYRKPFQFFDKAEDIEIAHHYMQLTGIYRLRDKSMAELSGGEQQMASIASALCQVPSLLLLDEPTSHLDITHQVKFMNLIQKLNDELKLSVIMIVHDLTLAAEYCDYLVMMKNGRIEWQGDPESVLTYEQIERVYDTVVVVGKNPVSGKPAIFPVSERILNGLKKLTDQIGNQDKKTSL, encoded by the coding sequence ATGAAAGAGCTGCTCACGTTGAACAACTTCGCCTGTGGATACCGGGACGGTTTTCAGATATCCGGCATCAGTTTCTCATTGTCCAAAGGCTCCTTTACCGGAATCATCGGGCCCAACGGATCGGGGAAAACCACACTGTTCAGGGGTATTTCCGGCGATCTTCCCGTAAGTGCCGGTTCCTTTCTGTTCAAGGGGAAGGAGCTGTCGTCGCTGACACTTAGGGAAAAAGCACGGGAGATAGCCGTTGTCTCCCAATTTACGGAACGAACCCATATCTCGGTAGAGGAGTATGTACTGATGGGCAGGATGCCATACCGTAAACCGTTTCAATTTTTCGACAAGGCTGAAGATATCGAGATTGCGCATCACTACATGCAGTTGACCGGCATATACCGCCTCCGCGATAAATCGATGGCGGAACTGAGCGGCGGGGAACAGCAGATGGCAAGCATTGCCTCAGCACTTTGCCAGGTTCCATCGCTCCTGCTGCTGGATGAGCCCACATCACACCTGGATATCACTCATCAGGTAAAATTCATGAACCTGATTCAGAAACTCAACGACGAACTGAAGCTGTCGGTGATCATGATTGTGCACGATTTAACACTGGCAGCCGAGTATTGCGACTATCTCGTCATGATGAAAAACGGCAGAATAGAATGGCAGGGAGACCCCGAATCTGTTCTTACCTACGAGCAGATCGAGAGGGTCTACGACACGGTAGTGGTTGTAGGTAAAAATCCGGTTTCGGGGAAACCGGCTATCTTTCCGGTTTCGGAACGAATATTAAACGGGTTGAAGAAATTGACCGATCAGATCGGAAATCAAGATAAAAAAACAAGCTTATGA
- a CDS encoding catalase, which produces MTTVAGAPVGNNQDSMTAGPRGPMMLQDVWFLEKLAHFDREVIPERRMHAKGSGAFGTFTVTHDITAYTKAKIFSEIGKKTEMFVRFSTVAGERGAADAERDIRGFAMKFYTEEGNWDLVGNNTPVFFFRDPLKFPDLNHAVKRDPYTNLRSPNNNWDFWSSLPEALHQVTITMSDRGIPKSYRHMHGFGSHTFSFINAENQRFWVKFHFVTQQGIENLTDQEAAELIGKDRESHQRDLFEAIGNGNFPKWKMYVQIMTEEQAEKMPYNPFDLTKVWYKKDFPLIPVGEFELNRNPDNYFQDVEQAAFNPANVVPGIGFSPDKMLQGRLFSYGDAQRYRLGVNHHQIPVNMPKGAMHTYNAFHRDGQMRVDGNHGATLHYEPNSYNVWREQMQHDEPLQKVSGDIKRWNFREDDDNYYEQPGKLFRLMTPEEQQRLFENTARNMEGVEEHIKIRHIGNCYKADPNYGRGIADACGISYEKAGIS; this is translated from the coding sequence ATGACAACGGTAGCTGGAGCCCCCGTAGGAAACAATCAGGACTCCATGACTGCCGGTCCCCGCGGACCGATGATGCTTCAAGACGTCTGGTTTTTGGAGAAACTGGCCCATTTCGATCGCGAAGTTATCCCTGAAAGACGCATGCACGCCAAGGGATCGGGTGCTTTCGGCACCTTTACCGTTACGCACGATATTACGGCCTATACCAAGGCAAAAATTTTCTCCGAGATCGGTAAAAAAACCGAGATGTTTGTGCGTTTTTCAACTGTTGCCGGTGAACGAGGAGCAGCAGATGCGGAAAGGGATATCCGTGGATTCGCCATGAAGTTCTACACCGAAGAGGGCAATTGGGACCTGGTTGGAAACAACACGCCTGTCTTCTTTTTCCGCGATCCGTTGAAATTTCCCGATCTGAACCATGCGGTAAAACGTGACCCATATACCAACCTTCGTAGCCCCAATAACAACTGGGATTTCTGGAGCAGTCTTCCGGAGGCGTTGCATCAGGTAACAATTACCATGAGCGACAGGGGGATACCCAAATCCTACAGGCATATGCACGGTTTCGGCAGTCATACGTTCAGTTTCATCAATGCAGAGAACCAGCGATTCTGGGTCAAGTTCCACTTTGTTACACAGCAGGGTATCGAGAACCTTACCGATCAGGAGGCAGCCGAACTTATTGGGAAAGACAGGGAGAGTCATCAGCGGGATCTTTTCGAAGCCATTGGAAACGGCAACTTCCCGAAATGGAAGATGTATGTACAGATCATGACCGAGGAACAGGCCGAAAAGATGCCGTACAACCCGTTCGATCTCACAAAAGTTTGGTACAAGAAAGATTTTCCATTGATTCCGGTCGGCGAGTTCGAACTGAACCGTAATCCCGACAACTATTTTCAAGATGTGGAACAGGCCGCCTTTAACCCGGCAAATGTTGTTCCCGGCATTGGCTTCTCGCCCGACAAGATGCTGCAGGGACGACTCTTCTCCTACGGCGATGCACAACGTTACCGGCTGGGTGTAAACCACCATCAGATTCCGGTGAACATGCCAAAGGGTGCCATGCACACTTACAATGCTTTTCATCGCGACGGACAGATGCGTGTGGACGGAAACCACGGTGCCACCTTGCACTACGAACCGAACAGCTACAACGTGTGGCGTGAACAGATGCAGCATGATGAACCTCTACAGAAGGTGAGCGGCGACATCAAACGGTGGAACTTCCGTGAGGATGACGACAACTACTATGAGCAGCCAGGAAAACTGTTCAGGCTGATGACTCCGGAAGAACAGCAGCGACTGTTTGAGAATACAGCCCGTAACATGGAGGGTGTGGAAGAGCATATCAAAATCCGACATATCGGAAATTGTTACAAAGCCGATCCAAACTACGGTCGCGGTATTGCCGACGCCTGTGGCATTTCGTACGAAAAGGCTGGCATTTCATAG
- a CDS encoding SDR family NAD(P)-dependent oxidoreductase, translated as MKRRIALITGATSGIGEATARRLAENNFDVIITGRRNGRLLEAKANLEKSGGRVLPLCFDIRIEPEVKAAVESLPDDWRAIDVLINNAGLAAGLNPLQEGDIDDWNRMIDTNVKGLLYITRYISPLMVMRGEGHIVNVGSISGKEVYPNGTVYCATKHAVDALTKGMRMDMLKHNIKVTQICPGAVETEFSIVRFRGDKERAAAVYEGYENLVADDIADCIHFVVSRPAHVAISDLVVMPTAQASATLFNKK; from the coding sequence ATGAAGAGAAGGATTGCATTGATAACCGGAGCCACTTCGGGTATAGGCGAAGCCACTGCCCGAAGATTGGCGGAAAATAATTTTGATGTTATTATCACCGGACGCAGGAACGGGCGCCTGCTGGAAGCAAAGGCGAATCTTGAAAAATCGGGAGGACGGGTCCTGCCTCTCTGTTTCGATATCCGTATCGAGCCGGAAGTGAAAGCGGCAGTTGAAAGCTTGCCGGATGACTGGAGGGCGATAGATGTGCTGATAAACAATGCCGGGCTGGCAGCAGGGCTCAACCCGTTGCAGGAGGGTGATATCGATGACTGGAACCGGATGATCGACACCAATGTCAAAGGACTGCTCTATATTACCCGGTATATCTCTCCCCTGATGGTGATGCGTGGCGAAGGACATATTGTCAATGTAGGGTCAATTTCCGGAAAAGAGGTCTACCCGAACGGAACAGTCTATTGTGCCACTAAACATGCGGTGGATGCGTTGACAAAAGGGATGCGGATGGATATGCTCAAACACAATATCAAGGTAACCCAGATCTGTCCCGGTGCGGTTGAAACGGAATTCTCGATCGTCCGTTTCCGTGGTGATAAGGAGCGTGCCGCAGCGGTATATGAGGGGTATGAGAATCTCGTGGCCGACGATATTGCCGACTGTATCCACTTTGTAGTTTCACGCCCTGCACATGTAGCCATAAGCGATCTGGTGGTGATGCCGACGGCACAGGCTTCGGCTACCCTGTTCAATAAAAAGTGA
- a CDS encoding putative signal transducing protein, which translates to MEEEFITVKTFTFPADVSIVQTFMEMRGIEVFMKNLTASRLAYSIGDIEMQVRASDYEIARDALIEGGYAEPEDFVF; encoded by the coding sequence ATGGAAGAAGAGTTTATTACCGTTAAAACTTTTACGTTTCCCGCCGATGTATCCATCGTTCAAACGTTCATGGAGATGAGAGGGATTGAGGTGTTTATGAAAAACTTGACTGCCAGCCGGCTGGCATACAGTATCGGAGATATTGAAATGCAGGTAAGGGCATCGGATTATGAGATTGCACGTGATGCCCTGATCGAAGGAGGTTACGCTGAACCGGAAGATTTTGTCTTTTAA
- a CDS encoding DUF192 domain-containing protein, translated as MRSGKSLIVWCAVAAILGIALFLATKTGNKETTDGGGAFEIAFKKEGTLSFLSSENGDTLSVIDIEVADNNQRRARGLMYRKSLPADAGMLFIFDEEEIQGFWMKNTYIPLDMLFINAQHEIVTIHPNTTPLTEWNYASTHPALYVVEVNGGYCLKHRIGVGDKISFELEGR; from the coding sequence ATGAGATCAGGAAAATCGCTTATTGTCTGGTGTGCAGTGGCTGCCATACTAGGTATCGCCCTATTTCTAGCGACAAAAACGGGTAACAAGGAGACAACGGATGGAGGTGGTGCTTTTGAAATTGCATTCAAGAAAGAGGGGACCCTCTCATTCCTGTCGTCAGAAAACGGTGACACCCTCTCGGTGATCGATATTGAGGTTGCCGACAATAACCAGCGGCGCGCCCGCGGATTAATGTACCGGAAATCTCTTCCGGCAGATGCAGGGATGTTGTTTATATTTGATGAAGAGGAGATCCAGGGATTCTGGATGAAAAACACCTATATTCCGCTGGATATGCTCTTCATCAATGCTCAGCATGAGATTGTCACCATCCACCCGAACACGACTCCGCTGACAGAGTGGAACTATGCATCCACCCACCCTGCACTCTACGTGGTAGAGGTGAATGGGGGATATTGTCTGAAGCATCGGATTGGTGTCGGGGATAAAATCAGTTTCGAACTAGAGGGCAGATAG
- a CDS encoding Dps family protein, with the protein MKTTEITGLKNVQNVTKGLQQLLADLQVYYTNLRGFHWNIKGKDFYTLHAKFEEMYDDVAEKVDEVAERLLMLGETPAHTFTEYLKKSKIKETGVVSDGETAIKNILDTYKYLIASERELLAAASEVEDEATVALISDYISGQEKEVWMLTSFLA; encoded by the coding sequence ATGAAAACAACAGAGATTACAGGTTTGAAAAACGTTCAGAACGTTACTAAAGGGTTACAGCAATTATTGGCTGACCTTCAAGTGTATTACACCAACTTGCGCGGATTCCACTGGAACATCAAAGGGAAGGATTTTTATACCCTTCACGCCAAATTCGAAGAGATGTACGATGACGTTGCAGAGAAAGTGGACGAAGTTGCCGAAAGGTTGCTGATGCTTGGTGAAACACCGGCCCACACCTTCACGGAATATTTGAAAAAGTCCAAGATAAAAGAGACCGGAGTGGTATCTGACGGCGAAACGGCCATCAAGAACATCCTCGACACCTACAAATACCTGATCGCCTCCGAAAGGGAATTGCTGGCAGCAGCATCGGAAGTAGAGGATGAAGCCACAGTAGCACTTATAAGCGACTATATCAGCGGGCAAGAAAAAGAGGTATGGATGCTCACCTCCTTCCTGGCATAA
- a CDS encoding FecCD family ABC transporter permease has protein sequence MYQKKKIQVLYLLLLAATLVATIFLSLSIGEISIPLGKLPQIIADRGSTEHDVLFYIRIPRTLLGFAIGGSLSLAGAILQGIYRNPLVEPYTLGISGGASLGVTFAIVAGLNLHNLLFLPLAGFIGAFSTLFLVYTLSLKGGSLNVNRMLLIGVMISFISSSFIMLLMSVTGAENLHGIVFWTMGSLNGSNGVMIGAMVTLSIICLLVTYLFVTPLNALRLGEEKARHLGINANATIRILFIITSLLTGACIAVAGVIGFVGLVIPHMVRLFVGSDYRTVLISSFLSGSLFLILCDIIARIIIAPNELPIGVITGIAGGVVFIVLLSRSQKRSKLLQG, from the coding sequence ATGTATCAGAAAAAGAAAATTCAGGTGCTCTATTTGCTGCTACTTGCAGCAACACTGGTCGCCACCATATTTTTATCGTTGAGCATCGGCGAGATCTCCATCCCGCTTGGGAAGTTGCCACAAATCATTGCCGACAGGGGGAGCACAGAGCATGACGTATTGTTTTACATTCGCATACCACGTACACTGCTCGGGTTTGCCATAGGTGGAAGTCTGAGTCTCGCGGGCGCCATCCTGCAGGGAATTTACCGCAATCCGCTGGTAGAGCCATACACCTTGGGCATATCGGGGGGAGCATCGTTGGGAGTCACCTTTGCCATTGTGGCAGGGTTGAATCTGCACAATCTCCTCTTTTTACCGCTTGCCGGATTTATTGGCGCGTTTTCTACTCTTTTTCTGGTATATACATTAAGTCTGAAGGGTGGCTCACTTAACGTGAACAGGATGCTGCTCATCGGCGTGATGATCAGTTTTATCTCCTCCTCGTTCATCATGCTTCTGATGTCGGTTACCGGGGCGGAAAACCTTCACGGCATCGTGTTCTGGACCATGGGTTCGCTTAACGGATCGAATGGAGTGATGATAGGAGCGATGGTCACATTGTCCATCATCTGCCTGTTGGTCACCTACCTTTTTGTAACACCACTCAATGCCCTGCGTCTGGGAGAGGAGAAAGCCCGCCATCTGGGAATCAATGCCAACGCTACCATCCGTATCCTGTTTATCATAACCTCCCTGCTCACCGGTGCATGTATTGCCGTTGCGGGGGTCATTGGATTTGTAGGGCTGGTTATTCCCCATATGGTCCGGCTCTTTGTAGGTTCGGATTACCGGACCGTGCTGATCTCCTCCTTCCTGAGTGGAAGTCTTTTTCTGATATTGTGTGATATTATTGCAAGGATCATTATTGCGCCAAACGAATTGCCGATCGGCGTGATTACCGGGATTGCGGGAGGAGTGGTATTTATTGTGTTGCTCAGCCGTTCACAGAAACGGTCCAAATTACTTCAAGGATGA
- a CDS encoding ABC transporter substrate-binding protein, translating into MSKRVYFVLLLIFYAATSIAQARYQRIVSLAPSLTQSLYYLDAQERLIGCTSFCLAAKNDNKEVVASAVKANLEKIIAMKADLVLVLGLTDPREIETLRKAGIRVELFQSPKSFKEICSQFIHLGNLIGEGEKARQIVRESERRVETIASGIQWEKRPLIFFQIGTDPIFSVLTDTFMDDYIRLLGADNIAKTLKRGTVSREFVIARNPDYIFIATMGVAAVEEKKNWSRYSRLTASRKGQIFIIDSELACQPTPVTFVKTLEILGKIVNGQHNKS; encoded by the coding sequence ATGAGTAAAAGAGTATATTTTGTGCTTCTCCTGATTTTCTATGCTGCCACATCCATAGCCCAAGCACGATATCAGCGAATCGTATCGCTTGCCCCGTCGCTTACGCAGTCGCTCTATTACCTGGACGCACAGGAGCGGCTGATAGGATGCACCAGCTTTTGCCTGGCTGCCAAGAATGACAATAAGGAGGTGGTGGCTTCGGCCGTGAAAGCCAATCTCGAAAAGATCATCGCCATGAAAGCCGATCTGGTACTGGTTTTGGGACTTACCGATCCCCGGGAGATTGAAACGTTGAGGAAAGCCGGGATTCGTGTGGAACTATTTCAGTCGCCAAAATCATTCAAGGAGATCTGTAGCCAGTTCATCCATCTCGGCAACCTGATAGGAGAAGGCGAAAAGGCGAGACAGATTGTCCGGGAGAGTGAACGAAGAGTAGAGACCATTGCTTCCGGCATCCAGTGGGAAAAGAGGCCGCTCATCTTTTTCCAAATTGGAACAGATCCAATCTTCTCGGTACTTACCGACACATTCATGGATGATTATATCAGATTGCTGGGAGCGGACAACATTGCAAAAACACTGAAACGGGGTACGGTAAGCCGTGAATTTGTGATTGCCCGCAATCCCGACTACATATTCATCGCTACCATGGGTGTTGCCGCCGTCGAGGAAAAAAAGAACTGGAGCAGGTATTCCAGGTTGACAGCATCGAGAAAGGGACAAATATTCATCATCGATTCCGAGCTGGCGTGTCAACCCACACCTGTCACATTTGTCAAAACCTTGGAGATCCTGGGAAAAATTGTCAACGGACAACACAATAAGAGTTAA
- a CDS encoding AI-2E family transporter, with protein MNQNHLPYKNKEYKYILIGLLILLGLILFKELRLYLSGFLGAATLYVLLKGQMTYLVEKRKIKKGIAAALLTTVALLLFLVPLTGIAFLVVDTVSGISIDPKAIIDSVNNFVKMVEERLDFELFTPENLSSLPKLGGNILQSLGASIYSLMINSLFALFILFYMLYNYESFEIMVKEILPFKEENKQILGEETKMIIQANAIGIPLLAITQGVFAYIGYIFFGVENAMLYAILTGFASIIPILGTAIVWVPIALSLLLMGDVGGGVGMAAYGFVVIGGVDNIARFLLQKVLADIHPLITIFGVLIGIPMFGFWGVIFGPLLLSLFVLFFNMYRHEYIPGSTAQPRVTTRMKSRKINLSPLRKPKKMENPDIPQN; from the coding sequence ATGAATCAAAATCATCTTCCCTACAAGAACAAAGAGTACAAGTATATCCTGATCGGGTTACTGATTCTGCTCGGACTTATTCTTTTCAAAGAGTTGCGTCTCTATCTGAGCGGTTTCCTGGGAGCAGCCACGCTCTACGTATTGTTGAAAGGGCAGATGACTTATCTGGTGGAGAAAAGAAAGATAAAGAAGGGGATCGCCGCCGCACTGCTGACGACGGTAGCACTGCTGCTCTTTCTGGTTCCCCTCACCGGAATAGCCTTCCTGGTGGTCGATACCGTTTCGGGGATATCCATTGATCCGAAGGCAATTATCGACAGTGTAAACAACTTCGTGAAGATGGTGGAGGAGCGGCTCGATTTCGAACTCTTTACCCCTGAGAACCTCTCTTCCCTGCCTAAATTGGGAGGAAACATCCTGCAATCACTTGGAGCAAGCATCTACTCATTGATGATCAACTCCCTTTTTGCCCTTTTCATCCTCTTTTACATGCTCTACAATTATGAAAGTTTCGAGATTATGGTCAAGGAGATCCTGCCCTTCAAGGAGGAGAACAAGCAAATATTGGGTGAAGAGACCAAGATGATCATTCAGGCAAATGCAATAGGCATTCCTTTACTGGCAATTACCCAGGGGGTGTTTGCCTACATCGGCTATATCTTCTTCGGAGTGGAAAATGCCATGTTGTATGCCATTCTTACCGGATTCGCGTCCATTATCCCGATACTGGGAACAGCCATTGTCTGGGTTCCGATTGCCCTGAGCCTGCTCCTGATGGGTGATGTCGGAGGAGGAGTCGGAATGGCTGCATATGGGTTTGTGGTCATTGGTGGCGTGGACAATATCGCCCGTTTCCTACTGCAAAAGGTGCTGGCCGATATCCATCCGCTGATCACCATTTTCGGCGTTTTGATCGGGATCCCGATGTTCGGTTTCTGGGGCGTTATCTTTGGACCGTTATTACTCTCACTGTTTGTCCTTTTTTTCAATATGTACCGCCACGAGTACATTCCTGGCTCAACAGCACAGCCGCGTGTTACAACCAGGATGAAGTCCAGGAAGATCAATCTGTCCCCCCTCCGGAAACCGAAAAAAATGGAGAATCCCGACATACCCCAAAATTAA
- a CDS encoding co-chaperone GroES, translating to MNVKPLADRVLVKPAAAEEKTVGGIIIPDTAKEKPLKGEVIATGSGTKDEEMVVKAGDNVLYGKYAGTEIELDGEKYLIMRQSDILAILS from the coding sequence ATGAACGTTAAACCATTAGCAGACAGAGTGCTGGTAAAACCGGCAGCTGCAGAAGAGAAAACAGTAGGTGGAATTATTATTCCCGACACAGCCAAGGAAAAACCGTTGAAAGGTGAAGTCATTGCGACAGGAAGTGGCACTAAAGACGAAGAGATGGTCGTAAAAGCCGGCGACAATGTTCTGTATGGCAAATATGCCGGTACGGAGATTGAACTTGACGGTGAAAAGTACTTGATCATGCGTCAATCAGACATCCTGGCAATCCTTTCTTAA
- a CDS encoding Fur family transcriptional regulator: MNVDCKDIQELIKAKNLKVTPQRIVVLEAIYSLQNHPTAEQIIDFIHQKHPSIAVGTVYKTLDTFVGHGVIRKVLTDEDIMRYDGILEHHHHLYNESNGEIRDYINEELDEMLKTYFEKNGIEGYKINSITLHINGKSINK, from the coding sequence ATGAATGTAGATTGTAAAGATATACAGGAACTCATCAAGGCAAAAAATCTGAAGGTGACGCCGCAACGTATTGTGGTACTGGAGGCAATTTATTCGCTCCAGAACCATCCCACGGCAGAACAGATTATCGATTTCATTCATCAAAAACATCCCAGTATCGCGGTCGGGACGGTATACAAGACACTCGACACCTTTGTCGGACACGGGGTAATCAGGAAGGTACTGACTGATGAAGATATTATGCGCTATGACGGAATTCTGGAACATCACCACCACCTTTATAACGAGAGCAATGGCGAGATCCGGGATTACATCAATGAAGAGCTGGACGAGATGCTGAAAACCTATTTCGAAAAGAATGGGATCGAAGGCTATAAGATCAACTCCATCACGCTCCATATAAACGGAAAATCCATCAATAAATGA